One Melanotaenia boesemani isolate fMelBoe1 chromosome 8, fMelBoe1.pri, whole genome shotgun sequence DNA segment encodes these proteins:
- the LOC121645311 gene encoding relaxin-3 receptor 1-like, translating into MWRSVDLITNASSKIMQSNSSSSGPQSALNACGGEEDEISELVSPTGAASNIPAFNLSLNCWLHILSKESSMDPHGDSANLPVRILIALVYLVVCVLGLVGNLLALFLLHSRRRGHHHSSIDCFVMSLAITDLQFVLTLPFWAVDTVLDFRWPFGRVMCKIVSSVTTMNMYASVFFLTAMSVTRYHSLITSLKMDSPRTATARAKWASSAIWVVSLVATLPHAFYSTTVQVSADDELCLVRFSDSDSGHWDPQVLLGLYQTQKVLLGFIVPLIVISVCYLLLLRFILSRRVVGSVVDSNSGIEKSEYERGRHRRRSKVTRSVTIVVLSFFICWLPNQALTLWGVLIKFDLVPFSKAFYNAQAYAFPLTVCLAHANSCLNPVLYCLIRREYRTGLKELLLRVSHSIQNVVSLALRGRRVEEAPPSMVMIHKDVNM; encoded by the exons ATGTGGAGGAGTGTTGACTTGATTACGAATGCATCATCCAA AATCATGCAGAGCAACAGCAGTTCCTCCGGACCCCAGAGCGCGCTGAATGCGTGCggaggagaggaggatgaaatATCCGAGCTGGTCAGCCCGACAGGAGCAGCCTCCAACATTCCAGCTTTTAACCTTTCCCTAAACTGCTGGCTTCACATCCTCTCTAAAGAGTCGTCCATGGATCCGCATGGAGACAGTGCCAACCTGCCA GTGCGAATTCTCATTGCTCTGGTCTACCTGGTGGTTTGTGTCCTGGGGCTTGTGGGTAACCTCCTTGCTCTCTTCCTGCTCCATTCCCGCCGCCGTGGCCACCACCACTCATCCATCGACTGCTTTGTGATGAGTCTGGCAATCACGGACCTCCAGTTTGTTCTCACCTTGCCCTTCTGGGCTGTGGATACGGTGCTGGACTTCCGATGGCCCTTTGGCAGGGTCATGTGCAAGATTGTGAGTTCAGTCACCACCATGAACATGTATGCCAGCGTTTTCTTCCTCACAGCCATGAGCGTCACCCGATACCACTCCCTTATTACCTCCCTGAAGATGGACAGCCCCAGGACTGCCACTGCTCGAGCCAAGTGGGCCAGTTCAGCCATTTGGGTGGTGTCACTGGTGGCCACGCTGCCTCATGCATTCTACTCCACCACAGTCCAG GTGTCTGCAGATGATGAGCTGTGCTTAGTTCGGTTCTCTGACTCTGATTCAGGTCACTGGGATCCTCAAGTTCTGCTTGGACTCTACCAAACACAAAAGGTCCTGCTGGGATTTATAGTTCCCCTGATTGTAATATCTGTGTGCTACCTCCTGCTGCTGAGGTTCATCCTGAGCCGCCGCGTTGTAGGCAGTGTGGTAGACAGTAATAGTGGCATTGAGAAATCTGAGTACGAAAGAGGCCGCCACCGCCGCCGCTCCAAAGTCACTCGTTCTGTCACCATTGTGGTTCTGTCGTTTTTCATCTGCTGGCTGCCCAACCAGGCTCTCACCTTGTGGGGGGTGTTGATCAAGTTCGACTTGGTGCCCTTCAGTAAAGCCTTCTACAATGCCCAGGCCTATGCCTTTCCCTTGACTGTGTGTCTTGCCCATGCTAACAGCTGTCTCAACCCAGTGCTCTACTGCCTGATCCGAAGGGAGTACAGAACTGGATTGAAGGAGCTTCTGCTGAGAGTTTCTCACTCCATCCAGAATGTTGTCTCACTGGctctgagaggaagaagagtGGAGGAAGCACCACCCAGCATGGTTATGATACACAAGGATGTTAATATGTGA
- the LOC121645310 gene encoding cyclic AMP-responsive element-binding protein 3-like protein 3-B isoform X2 translates to MDLFDLLLRNTEESASCHSDQPWTMTTNDSVSPQRNVADDFLDTLLHESSSVPTSPLWSPCTTDSGINEDRLTDHKDSPHQISCTVLPDFDIHALPQPPSLENKPPAYEKMSDVSIDFDWEPGGLHEDFGFAYYLSTNQNSLLPSSHAVTVKDLLLSNLGQKAQQTSQHSFQELVLNEDEKKLLAKEGVNLPSKLPLSKFEERVLKKIRRKIRNKRSAQESRKKKREYVDSLEGRMSACSAHNLELQRKIKQLEETNNALLKQLSQLQALFPNSSSKTTNRGTCILVLLLSFSLIITSNLQPNPYNQQSQAEYTETKVPSRSLQSIDEVEGLPPPNLHIPSISRGFEALRSLTEKLWARTELPTVQLPSLSPSSGSQARR, encoded by the exons ATGGACCTCTTTGACCTTCTGctcagaaacacagaagaatCAGCCAGTTGCCACAGCGACCAGCCGTGGACTATGACAACTAACGAT AGCGTAAGCCCTCAGAGAAATGTTGCAGATGACTTCTTAGACACTCTCCTACATGAGTCCTCCTCTGTGCCGACATCCCCCTTGTGGTCTCCCTGCACCACTGACAGTGGCATTAACGAGGACCGCCTGACAGATCACAAAGACAGCCCCCATCAAATCTCCTGCACTGTTCTTCCAGACTTTGACATCCATGCACTCCCTCAGCCTCCATCTCTGGAGAACAAGCCACCAGCCTATGAAAAGATGTCCGATGTTTCCATTGATTTTG ACTGGGAGCCTGGTGGTCTCCATGAGGATTTTGGATTTGCATACTACCTTTCCACAAACCAAAACTCCCTGCTTCCATCCAGCCACGCTGTCACAGTGAAAGACCTGCTGTTATCCAACCTTGGGCAGAAA GCACAACAAACCTCTCAGCATTCCTTTCAGGAGCTTGTGCTCAATGAGGATGAGAAGAAGCTTCTGGCTAAAGAAGGAGTAAACTTACCCAGCAAACTGCCCCTGTCCAAG TTTGAGGAAAGGGTTTTGAAGAAGATCCGACGGAAAATCCGCAACAAGCGCTCAGCTCAAGAAAGCCGGAAGAAGAAGCGAGAATATGTTGACAGTCTGGAAGGAAG GATGTCTGCATGCAGTGCTCACAACCTTGAGCTGCAGAGAAAGATCAAACAGTTGGAGGAAACCAACAA TGCTCTGCTGAAGCAGCTTAGCCAGCTACAGGCTCTCTTTCCTAATAGCTCcagcaaaacaacaaatagAGGAACCTGCATTTTG GTTTTGCTGCTCTCCTTTTCTCTGATCATTACCTCAAATCTTCAGCCCAACCCTTACAACCAACAGAGCCAAGCAGAGTATACAGAGACCAAAG TGCCGTCTCGTTCTCTGCAGTCGATAGATGAAGTAGAAGGCCTCCCTCCTCCCAATCTCCACATTCCCTCCATCTCCAGGGGCTTTGAAGCCCTGCGAAGCCTAACAGAGAAGCTCTGGGCACGAACAGAACTCCCCACAGTACAACTTCCCTCCCTCTCACCATCATCAGGATCACAGGCACGAAGATGA